From the Fibrobacter sp. UWEL genome, one window contains:
- a CDS encoding 3-deoxy-D-manno-octulosonic acid transferase: MGKGVIHLGRIALGQVAEIASRIPPLDRRFRIGTRLHGPFPEGPFLWMHGASMGECKMLLNLAEALQKDVPNLPKVLITTQKPEVVLHLQSSLTQGVAGQNCGKLEVALAPADVPWTMKKFLHRVQPVGLILGENELWPGYLSGVKRFAKKPAVALVSGRFQKAIPGMDFSGLGFAAMQTSADLTRFQRFAARSFRGSIHEGGNWKLLKWARGAETTCGQSEISGQPAASVNPDVTSFISLHVEELPFLEKIMRQLIALNKTVVLAPRRLEEIPQFESAFRRQNVPVIQWPATAPGHISLVHTFGKVRQILSRSESAFVGGSFHKSLGIHDFWEPLQMGVPTFVGPFCRGAESAVQNLVGQGALVRIPADGSWPQIPADRACGVASLSQEREKILNSYRQLKKFVEELLK; this comes from the coding sequence ATGGGCAAGGGCGTTATCCATCTAGGCCGAATTGCGTTGGGACAGGTGGCGGAAATTGCTAGTCGCATTCCTCCTCTGGATAGGCGCTTCCGTATAGGGACTCGTCTCCACGGTCCGTTTCCCGAGGGACCGTTCCTCTGGATGCACGGCGCCAGCATGGGCGAATGCAAGATGCTTTTGAATCTTGCGGAGGCACTGCAGAAGGATGTTCCCAACCTGCCGAAGGTTTTAATCACCACACAAAAGCCTGAAGTAGTTCTACATCTTCAAAGTTCCTTGACTCAGGGCGTCGCGGGACAGAACTGCGGCAAACTTGAGGTGGCGTTAGCTCCCGCAGATGTTCCCTGGACGATGAAGAAGTTCCTGCACCGCGTTCAGCCTGTGGGTCTTATCCTGGGGGAAAACGAATTATGGCCGGGATATCTTTCGGGTGTGAAACGCTTCGCGAAAAAGCCTGCGGTAGCGCTGGTGTCGGGACGCTTCCAGAAGGCTATTCCCGGTATGGATTTTTCTGGACTTGGATTTGCGGCTATGCAGACCTCCGCGGATCTGACCCGCTTCCAGAGGTTTGCTGCCCGAAGTTTCCGCGGTTCTATCCACGAGGGTGGGAACTGGAAATTGCTGAAGTGGGCCCGCGGGGCGGAAACCACCTGCGGCCAATCTGAGATAAGCGGCCAACCCGCGGCTAGCGTCAATCCCGACGTAACAAGTTTTATATCGCTTCACGTTGAGGAACTTCCCTTCCTGGAAAAAATCATGAGGCAGCTGATTGCCCTGAATAAGACTGTGGTTCTTGCCCCGCGCCGTCTGGAAGAAATCCCGCAGTTTGAATCCGCTTTTCGTCGCCAGAATGTTCCTGTGATCCAATGGCCTGCCACGGCCCCCGGCCACATCTCTCTGGTCCATACCTTTGGAAAAGTCCGCCAGATTCTCTCCCGCAGTGAATCTGCATTCGTAGGCGGATCCTTTCACAAGAGCTTGGGTATTCACGACTTCTGGGAACCGCTGCAAATGGGCGTACCTACCTTCGTGGGGCCGTTTTGTCGTGGCGCTGAAAGTGCGGTTCAAAACCTGGTGGGGCAGGGCGCCCTCGTTCGTATTCCCGCGGACGGCTCCTGGCCTCAAATACCAGCGGATAGGGCCTGCGGGGTCGCTTCGCTCTCCCAAGAGCGCGAAAAAATTTTAAATTCGTACCGTCAATTAAAAAAGTTTGTTGAGGAGCTCCTGAAATGA
- the rbr gene encoding rubrerythrin yields the protein MANKYAGTQTEKNLEAAFAGESQARNKYTYFASRAKKDGFEQIAALFLKTAENEKEHAKMWFKELNGIGDTAENLKAAADGENYEWTDMYEEFAKTAEAEGFAALAKKFRLVAAIEKHHEERYRALLKNVETAAVFEKSEVKVWECRNCGHIVVGTKAPEVCPTCAHPQSYFEVNAENY from the coding sequence ATGGCAAACAAGTATGCCGGTACCCAAACTGAAAAGAACCTGGAAGCCGCATTCGCAGGCGAATCCCAGGCCCGCAACAAGTACACCTATTTTGCAAGCCGCGCCAAGAAGGACGGCTTCGAACAGATCGCAGCATTGTTCCTGAAGACTGCAGAAAACGAAAAGGAACATGCCAAGATGTGGTTCAAGGAACTGAACGGTATTGGCGATACCGCAGAAAACCTGAAGGCCGCCGCCGATGGCGAAAACTACGAATGGACCGACATGTACGAAGAATTCGCAAAGACCGCCGAAGCAGAAGGCTTTGCCGCTCTCGCCAAGAAGTTCCGCCTGGTGGCCGCCATCGAAAAGCATCACGAAGAACGCTATCGCGCCTTGTTGAAGAATGTGGAAACTGCCGCAGTCTTTGAAAAGAGCGAAGTGAAGGTTTGGGAATGCCGTAACTGCGGTCACATCGTTGTGGGCACCAAGGCTCCCGAAGTCTGCCCCACCTGCGCCCACCCCCAGTCCTACTTCGAAGTGAACGCTGAGAATTATTAG
- a CDS encoding PaaI family thioesterase: MKVISKQHNSKMCMMCGLDNEYGVRAPFYNMEDGSVMSLFQYREQHQSYPGRVHGGLITAMLDEMGLRAVWAKEGGNENIWGVTMSLETKFRKPVPYGVQLIGRGEIIKITSRFFVTHASLMDMDGTVLADGDINYIHLDPKAISEGVVIHEEMPYLIEDGVTEIG; the protein is encoded by the coding sequence ATGAAGGTCATTAGCAAGCAGCACAACAGCAAGATGTGCATGATGTGCGGTCTGGATAACGAATACGGCGTCCGCGCGCCTTTCTACAACATGGAAGACGGCAGCGTCATGAGTCTTTTCCAGTATCGTGAACAACACCAGAGCTATCCCGGCCGCGTTCACGGCGGACTCATTACCGCCATGCTGGACGAAATGGGTTTACGAGCCGTGTGGGCCAAGGAAGGCGGAAACGAAAACATCTGGGGCGTCACCATGTCCCTGGAAACCAAGTTCCGAAAGCCCGTACCCTACGGAGTGCAGCTCATTGGTCGCGGCGAAATCATCAAAATCACCTCCCGCTTTTTCGTTACCCACGCAAGCTTGATGGATATGGACGGAACCGTTCTCGCCGATGGGGACATCAACTACATCCATCTGGATCCCAAGGCGATTTCAGAAGGCGTGGTCATTCACGAGGAAATGCCCTACCTCATAGAAGACGGCGTGACGGAAATCGGGTAA
- a CDS encoding type 1 glutamine amidotransferase — protein sequence METYIFQHVEFEGPGILYPLLKARGHNIHIVKLFAGDPIPHEDDIDFAIMLGGPMSVLDEANYPYFVREKELCKDMVQLGKPLLGICLGAQMIASAFRAAILPSPEKEVGWFPVKWSDCCCNHGTGVETINALHWHGQMFKIPKEATKLAESEGCENQAFKLGSAIALQFHLEANQESVESLLKNAKEDYNGVSGKFIQNEKEIRDFTAQYMQDANEFMKKIIDGMLKKH from the coding sequence ATGGAAACCTATATTTTTCAACATGTTGAATTCGAAGGTCCGGGAATTCTCTACCCGCTACTGAAGGCCCGCGGTCATAACATCCACATTGTAAAGCTTTTCGCGGGTGACCCTATTCCCCACGAAGACGACATTGATTTTGCCATTATGCTGGGCGGCCCCATGAGTGTGCTGGACGAGGCAAACTATCCCTACTTCGTTCGCGAAAAGGAACTGTGCAAGGACATGGTTCAGCTAGGCAAGCCCCTCCTGGGAATTTGTCTGGGCGCACAGATGATCGCAAGCGCCTTCCGCGCCGCCATCCTCCCCTCCCCCGAAAAGGAAGTGGGCTGGTTCCCCGTCAAATGGAGCGACTGTTGCTGCAATCACGGGACCGGCGTAGAAACCATTAACGCACTCCATTGGCATGGACAGATGTTCAAGATTCCCAAGGAAGCCACCAAGCTGGCCGAAAGCGAAGGCTGCGAAAATCAGGCATTCAAACTGGGCAGCGCCATCGCCCTGCAGTTCCATTTGGAAGCCAATCAGGAATCTGTGGAAAGCCTTTTGAAGAACGCCAAGGAAGATTATAACGGCGTTTCAGGCAAGTTCATTCAGAATGAAAAGGAAATACGAGACTTTACCGCACAGTACATGCAGGACGCCAATGAGTTCATGAAGAAAATCATTGACGGCATGTTGAAAAAGCATTAG
- a CDS encoding nuclease-related domain-containing protein, whose translation MTTTIVTLLAVIAFLAFVFFKTKADRKPSGKFHNDGRRKSFKDFQKEQLENDPDGLYGEAAAARMMAKICDEDGRMYGVMKNLYLPSHGGTTEVDALVLHQSGIYVLESKNISGEITGGLEDERWNQRLNARTEHTFHNPIQQNAGHIRALKHFLKDNYSRTELNVDELPIFSIIVFSDRCVFRRIPARGEDWIILHLFQMKEKITGVLNSRRVLFNKSQLEDLYAKLKPCTQTSARVKEEHRDYIKSAHLH comes from the coding sequence ATGACTACGACCATCGTTACATTACTTGCGGTAATCGCCTTTCTGGCTTTCGTCTTTTTCAAGACGAAGGCTGACAGAAAGCCTTCCGGCAAGTTTCATAACGATGGTCGCCGCAAGTCATTTAAAGATTTCCAGAAGGAACAACTGGAAAATGATCCTGACGGATTATACGGCGAGGCGGCAGCGGCTCGCATGATGGCTAAAATCTGCGATGAAGACGGTCGCATGTACGGCGTGATGAAAAATCTGTACCTTCCCAGCCATGGCGGCACCACCGAGGTGGACGCACTGGTCCTGCACCAGTCCGGCATTTATGTTCTTGAAAGCAAAAATATCTCCGGCGAAATTACCGGCGGGTTGGAAGATGAACGTTGGAACCAGCGGCTTAATGCCAGGACGGAACACACCTTCCACAACCCCATTCAACAAAATGCGGGACACATTCGGGCCCTGAAACATTTCCTGAAGGACAACTACTCACGAACCGAATTGAACGTAGACGAGCTCCCGATTTTTTCCATCATCGTCTTCAGCGATCGTTGCGTTTTCAGGAGGATTCCCGCCCGAGGTGAAGACTGGATAATTCTGCATCTGTTCCAGATGAAAGAAAAAATCACAGGCGTATTGAATTCCCGACGGGTCCTTTTCAATAAATCCCAATTGGAAGATTTATACGCCAAGTTAAAACCCTGCACGCAAACAAGCGCAAGGGTGAAAGAAGAACACCGGGACTACATTAAGTCCGCTCACCTCCATTAA
- the ispH gene encoding 4-hydroxy-3-methylbut-2-enyl diphosphate reductase, with translation MKKVILATPRGFCAGVDRAIHVVEKALEKFGTPIYVRHEIVHNKFVVETLKNKGVIFVDHLCEVPEGSVVIFSAHGVAERIYKEAEERHLQVLDASCPLVLRVHFSATKHYNAGRHIIMIGHAGHAEVEGTLGQLPEGAITLVRNEADVATLQVPADKELAYITQTTLSVAETREIIKALKDRFPGIIGPDAGDLCYATGNRQSAVLDLCSKVDMLLVVGAKNSSNSSRLMELGLEQGIPSYLIDTVKDLQPEWFENHQTVGISSGASAPEILVQEVVEWLKTKFQGIEIENFVKLVENTKFNLPKALQD, from the coding sequence ATGAAGAAAGTAATTCTCGCTACCCCTCGTGGTTTCTGCGCCGGTGTGGACCGCGCCATTCATGTGGTGGAAAAGGCTCTGGAAAAGTTTGGCACTCCCATTTACGTCCGTCATGAGATTGTGCACAACAAGTTCGTGGTGGAAACGCTGAAGAACAAGGGCGTGATTTTCGTGGATCATCTTTGCGAAGTTCCCGAAGGTTCCGTGGTGATTTTCTCTGCTCACGGTGTGGCCGAACGCATCTACAAGGAAGCGGAAGAACGTCATCTTCAGGTGCTGGATGCCAGCTGCCCGCTGGTGTTGCGCGTGCACTTCAGCGCTACCAAGCATTACAACGCTGGCCGCCATATCATTATGATTGGTCACGCCGGTCATGCTGAAGTGGAAGGCACTCTGGGCCAGCTTCCCGAAGGAGCCATCACTCTGGTCCGCAACGAAGCTGACGTGGCCACCCTTCAGGTTCCCGCTGACAAGGAACTGGCTTACATCACCCAGACCACCCTGTCCGTTGCCGAAACCCGCGAAATCATCAAGGCCCTAAAGGATCGCTTCCCGGGAATCATCGGTCCTGATGCGGGCGACCTGTGCTACGCAACCGGCAATCGCCAGTCTGCCGTTTTGGATCTCTGCTCCAAGGTGGACATGCTTCTGGTGGTGGGCGCCAAGAATTCCTCCAATTCCAGCCGCCTGATGGAGTTGGGTCTGGAACAGGGCATCCCCAGCTACTTGATTGATACCGTCAAGGATCTCCAGCCGGAATGGTTCGAAAATCACCAGACGGTGGGTATTTCCAGCGGCGCCAGCGCCCCCGAAATCCTGGTTCAGGAAGTGGTGGAATGGCTGAAAACGAAATTCCAGGGAATCGAAATCGAGAATTTTGTAAAATTAGTGGAAAATACCAAGTTTAATTTGCCAAAGGCACTTCAAGATTAA
- a CDS encoding ATP-binding cassette domain-containing protein, whose translation MFLRKWLKKSFLGGILRFFPLALVASGADAAILYGIKSFMDILGGEGPVTLPLWISLMVTLTVIRLVFLYLKVRTSERWLYHTSSRVMAWFLHGLRNLSPRVFHTEDGDKKVEATYESTQVFQNNGGVLFQAVQAILQLVVFLPVLCYISWQLTAFLFAVIVPLVSVLQRKLHKMGPAEESLLWDRSNFRGDLTQARRLFRQWSSANERIALSDGLLKSNRNLRERGAETSIRKQGLSQITEAVSVLAMVLVLGFCALLIQRGWMDGTSLVLFCSAVLLSYKPVKECARVMPQYRSLVSALNVLNAFENLPRQSAEYESAGGVSPSLKDVQVDKKSFKYEGSERPVFSGFSINWSQEKPVLVRGKNGVGKSTFLRLLAGLEQWDDGWRSASLSGSERNVFFLAQDLELPPRRLLLQLLRAAGAAQNNPATIPTGDSAISRFLQFANVAPLLHKTGLSGGERSKVALLWSLASRSKTILLDEPFASIALVDREPLLAEFLDCAAALGKWVVFVSHDVLSPEMEARFSVVNFGDATTSEELAATTSENAQEA comes from the coding sequence ATGTTCCTACGAAAATGGCTGAAAAAATCCTTTTTAGGCGGAATTCTCCGCTTTTTCCCTCTGGCTTTGGTGGCCAGCGGGGCGGATGCGGCCATTCTCTATGGAATAAAATCCTTTATGGACATCCTCGGCGGGGAAGGTCCTGTGACGTTGCCCCTCTGGATTTCGCTCATGGTCACCCTGACGGTGATCCGCCTGGTGTTCCTTTACCTGAAGGTGCGAACTTCCGAGCGATGGCTGTACCATACCAGCAGTCGCGTGATGGCCTGGTTCCTGCATGGACTGCGGAACTTGTCTCCCCGAGTCTTCCATACGGAGGACGGCGACAAGAAAGTGGAGGCCACCTACGAATCCACCCAAGTGTTTCAGAATAACGGTGGGGTTCTTTTCCAGGCGGTGCAGGCGATCCTCCAGCTGGTGGTATTCCTGCCGGTGCTTTGCTATATCTCCTGGCAGCTGACCGCGTTCCTGTTCGCCGTCATCGTCCCGTTAGTTAGCGTCCTTCAGCGGAAACTCCACAAGATGGGACCTGCCGAAGAATCCCTCCTGTGGGACCGTTCCAATTTCCGCGGAGACCTGACGCAGGCCCGCCGCCTTTTCCGACAGTGGAGTTCCGCCAACGAGCGAATCGCCCTTTCCGACGGCCTCTTGAAAAGCAACCGGAACCTCCGTGAACGCGGTGCGGAAACATCCATCCGCAAACAAGGCCTCTCCCAAATTACGGAAGCGGTTTCCGTCCTGGCCATGGTCCTGGTGCTGGGCTTTTGCGCCCTCTTGATTCAACGCGGCTGGATGGACGGTACCTCCCTAGTCCTCTTCTGCTCCGCAGTTCTCCTGAGTTACAAACCCGTGAAGGAATGTGCCCGCGTGATGCCACAATACCGTTCCCTCGTGAGTGCGCTGAATGTTTTGAATGCCTTTGAAAACTTGCCTAGACAATCTGCGGAATATGAATCCGCAGGTGGTGTAAGCCCGAGTTTAAAAGACGTTCAGGTGGATAAAAAGTCTTTCAAGTACGAGGGCTCGGAACGTCCGGTTTTCTCTGGTTTTTCCATCAACTGGTCTCAGGAAAAGCCCGTTCTTGTCCGCGGGAAAAATGGGGTAGGGAAGTCTACCTTCTTGCGTCTTCTGGCAGGTCTTGAACAGTGGGATGACGGCTGGCGCAGTGCGTCCCTGTCTGGAAGTGAACGTAACGTTTTCTTCTTGGCGCAGGATCTGGAACTGCCGCCCCGCAGGTTGCTGCTACAGCTTTTGAGAGCAGCGGGTGCGGCGCAGAACAATCCCGCAACCATCCCGACAGGCGATTCCGCGATTTCCCGCTTCCTGCAATTTGCAAACGTCGCGCCGCTTCTCCACAAGACTGGCCTCTCCGGCGGAGAACGTTCCAAGGTAGCTCTCCTCTGGTCTCTCGCTTCCCGCAGTAAGACCATCCTGCTGGATGAACCTTTTGCATCCATCGCATTGGTGGATCGCGAGCCGCTGCTGGCGGAATTTCTGGATTGCGCCGCCGCTCTGGGAAAGTGGGTGGTGTTTGTCAGTCACGATGTTCTTTCTCCCGAAATGGAAGCGCGATTCAGTGTGGTAAATTTCGGCGACGCAACTACCAGCGAAGAACTCGCAGCAACTACCAGCGAAAATGCTCAGGAGGCGTGA
- a CDS encoding PolC-type DNA polymerase III: MPPKFVAFDLETTGLSFQKDEIIEIGAVKFTVEVKGGKVVPKLEKEFETFVKPNQMIPAEASNVNHIYDKDVQDAPAVGDAIKKFTAFCGQSSILIAHNANFDATFMRNAYKANPQMVPGNPVVDSLAITKAIMPEAGSHKLGNLAGMFLKSGEITMNIDSAKMHRAVYDCEMLMEVFVAVLRRRLKEKDWEMMNIMKSLEKYKGVPQFLTSK, from the coding sequence ATGCCTCCTAAATTCGTAGCTTTCGACTTGGAAACCACCGGTCTTAGCTTCCAGAAAGATGAAATTATCGAAATCGGTGCAGTGAAGTTTACCGTCGAAGTGAAGGGCGGTAAGGTCGTGCCCAAGCTGGAAAAGGAATTCGAAACCTTCGTGAAGCCCAACCAGATGATTCCTGCCGAAGCCTCCAACGTGAACCACATTTACGACAAGGACGTGCAGGACGCACCGGCTGTGGGCGACGCCATCAAGAAGTTCACCGCCTTCTGCGGACAGTCTTCCATCCTGATTGCACATAACGCAAACTTCGACGCAACCTTTATGCGCAACGCCTACAAGGCAAATCCCCAGATGGTTCCGGGCAATCCCGTGGTGGACAGCTTGGCCATTACCAAGGCCATCATGCCGGAAGCAGGCTCCCACAAGCTGGGCAACCTGGCAGGTATGTTCCTGAAGAGTGGCGAAATCACCATGAACATCGATTCCGCCAAGATGCATCGCGCCGTTTATGACTGCGAAATGCTGATGGAAGTATTCGTTGCCGTGCTCCGCCGCCGCCTGAAGGAAAAGGACTGGGAAATGATGAACATCATGAAGAGCCTTGAAAAGTACAAAGGCGTCCCTCAATTTTTAACTTCTAAATAG
- a CDS encoding DEAD/DEAH box helicase gives MKNPENQGAEERIPEETIDPKSAIAREADAFLAAFANGGDEDEADEAAFLALNPDGIVIDDDCNVVKTGKDAKATVGEAIEFVDGEEESNDSENSQIPGRAENDENDAGNDKVDVQDDASEEEEEEELSDAEGDEALVTFEDLDLAEPVLDAIKAMNYITPSPIQVKAIPVLLQGNNLLGTAQTGTGKTAAFSLPLLSRLNFNGHETSMLVLTPTRELAIQVAEAIQQYSVNMPKVHVVPVYGGQDIAIQMRALKRQANIIVATPGRLIDHIKRGSIVLSGVKAIVLDEADEMLDMGFEEDVETILKEIPSDAQRALFSATMPKKVKAIIDKYLGEYDEACIESKTTTVENIRQRYLMVKNEHKIEALARVLEGEDFDGVLIFVRTKQNTTEVAEKLESRGFTVAPLNGDLAQSMRERTINRLKMGKLDIVVATDVAARGIDVDRISLVVNYDIPFDTESYVHRIGRTGRAGRSGNAILFITPREKRMLKIIERATRQPIEVMEMPTGEIISQKRVAAFKQKVKSVASYGQLDKFKDLVKSLMEEGCNMTDGVVNEDGTVNPLTAEDIAAAVIKMYQKKQPLFPELAPLEAPREARRAKERDERSGKEKGGRDFIGAGTAGFDVEDRKRLNKERKEGMNGVEEGFLRYYLGVGRFDHVSPKDIVGAIAGEGNISSSNIGRIKLFDKFSTVELPEALPQDVLDILSGITIRGNDARFRLMTDEPPTGPAPGTRPRESRSFHREGRGNREERRGGFRKERGFGDRDRGFGGREDRGGRGERGSFGGERGNREERRREKFGDKPFRKDHDERDFGDKPFRKTRRFGRH, from the coding sequence ATGAAGAATCCTGAAAATCAGGGTGCGGAAGAACGCATCCCCGAAGAAACTATTGACCCCAAATCCGCAATTGCACGGGAAGCAGACGCCTTTTTGGCTGCTTTCGCCAATGGTGGCGATGAGGACGAAGCTGACGAAGCCGCTTTCCTGGCATTGAATCCCGATGGAATCGTCATTGACGATGATTGCAATGTGGTAAAGACCGGCAAGGATGCAAAGGCAACCGTAGGCGAAGCCATTGAATTTGTGGATGGCGAGGAAGAATCCAACGACTCTGAAAATAGCCAGATTCCCGGTCGAGCCGAGAATGACGAAAACGACGCCGGGAATGACAAGGTCGACGTTCAGGATGACGCCAGCGAAGAAGAAGAGGAAGAAGAACTGAGCGACGCCGAAGGCGATGAAGCCCTGGTGACTTTCGAAGACCTTGATTTGGCAGAACCCGTTCTGGATGCCATCAAGGCCATGAATTACATTACGCCCTCCCCCATTCAGGTGAAGGCTATCCCCGTTCTGCTTCAGGGCAACAACCTGCTGGGTACAGCACAGACCGGTACCGGCAAGACTGCAGCATTCTCCCTGCCGCTTTTGTCCCGCTTGAACTTCAACGGTCACGAAACCTCCATGCTGGTTCTGACCCCCACCCGCGAATTGGCAATTCAGGTGGCCGAAGCCATCCAGCAGTATTCCGTGAATATGCCGAAGGTTCACGTGGTTCCCGTCTATGGTGGTCAGGATATTGCCATCCAGATGCGCGCCCTGAAACGTCAGGCTAATATTATTGTGGCAACTCCGGGTCGTCTAATTGACCACATTAAGCGCGGCTCCATCGTCCTAAGCGGCGTGAAGGCAATCGTCCTGGACGAAGCAGATGAAATGCTGGACATGGGTTTCGAAGAAGATGTGGAAACCATCCTGAAGGAAATTCCTTCTGATGCACAGCGCGCACTCTTCAGCGCCACTATGCCCAAGAAGGTGAAGGCCATCATCGACAAGTATCTGGGCGAATACGACGAAGCTTGCATCGAAAGCAAGACCACCACGGTGGAAAACATCCGTCAGCGCTATTTGATGGTGAAGAACGAGCATAAGATCGAAGCCCTGGCCCGCGTGCTGGAAGGTGAAGATTTTGACGGCGTCCTGATTTTCGTACGCACCAAGCAGAACACCACCGAGGTAGCTGAAAAGCTGGAAAGTCGCGGCTTTACCGTGGCACCTCTGAACGGTGACCTGGCACAGTCCATGCGTGAGCGCACCATTAACCGTCTCAAGATGGGTAAGCTTGATATTGTGGTAGCAACTGACGTGGCTGCCCGTGGTATCGACGTGGATCGTATCTCCCTGGTGGTGAACTACGACATTCCTTTCGACACAGAATCCTACGTCCATCGTATTGGCCGTACAGGTCGTGCAGGCCGCAGCGGTAACGCCATCCTGTTCATCACGCCCCGCGAAAAGCGCATGCTGAAGATTATCGAACGCGCTACCCGCCAGCCTATTGAAGTGATGGAAATGCCCACCGGCGAAATCATTAGCCAGAAACGCGTGGCAGCCTTCAAGCAGAAGGTGAAGAGCGTTGCAAGCTATGGTCAGCTGGACAAGTTCAAGGATCTGGTAAAGTCCCTGATGGAAGAAGGCTGCAACATGACGGACGGTGTGGTCAACGAAGACGGCACAGTGAACCCGCTGACTGCAGAAGATATTGCAGCAGCGGTCATCAAGATGTACCAGAAGAAGCAGCCCCTGTTCCCGGAACTTGCTCCTCTTGAAGCGCCCCGCGAAGCACGCCGCGCCAAGGAACGTGACGAACGTTCCGGCAAGGAAAAGGGCGGTCGCGACTTCATCGGCGCTGGTACCGCAGGCTTTGACGTAGAAGACCGAAAGCGTCTGAACAAGGAACGCAAGGAAGGTATGAACGGTGTGGAAGAAGGTTTCCTCCGTTACTATCTGGGCGTTGGTCGTTTCGACCACGTTTCTCCCAAGGATATCGTGGGCGCCATCGCCGGCGAAGGCAATATCAGCAGCAGCAACATCGGTCGTATCAAGCTGTTTGACAAGTTTAGTACGGTTGAACTTCCGGAAGCTTTGCCTCAGGATGTGCTGGATATTCTCTCCGGCATTACCATCCGCGGTAACGACGCACGCTTCCGCCTGATGACCGACGAACCTCCCACAGGTCCCGCTCCTGGCACTCGTCCCCGCGAAAGCCGTAGCTTCCATCGTGAAGGTCGCGGTAATCGTGAAGAACGTCGCGGCGGATTCCGCAAGGAACGAGGCTTCGGCGATCGTGACCGCGGTTTTGGCGGTCGTGAAGATCGCGGTGGCCGCGGTGAACGTGGTAGTTTCGGAGGCGAACGTGGCAATCGTGAAGAACGCCGTCGCGAAAAGTTCGGAGACAAGCCTTTCCGTAAGGATCACGACGAACGTGACTTTGGTGACAAGCCCTTCCGCAAGACCCGTCGTTTCGGTCGTCATTAA
- a CDS encoding isoprenylcysteine carboxylmethyltransferase family protein translates to MNKLYTYRGWILGALAILMLLLPGVPMSRGWLYCLPMLALGLLIFAAIRVQARRVIGEHTRGFTHDADRLVTEGIYSRIRHPLYLSNWGIGMMLIVLHLGKSWWAILFIVVLYYFEKLLSKMEDRYLEKRFGDEWRQWAAVTPAFSGSGKRKKKAATLPPEKICGEPVAPLPPESAGARPPRSFWAAARADISTWFWLAFAITLIILRKTVLDFNILELLGC, encoded by the coding sequence ATGAATAAGCTCTACACTTATCGCGGTTGGATTCTTGGGGCGTTGGCAATCCTCATGTTGTTGCTGCCTGGTGTTCCCATGTCCCGCGGTTGGCTGTATTGTTTGCCGATGCTTGCTCTCGGTCTCCTGATTTTTGCCGCGATACGCGTCCAGGCCCGTCGCGTTATCGGGGAACATACCCGCGGCTTTACGCACGATGCGGATCGCCTGGTGACGGAAGGAATTTATTCTAGAATACGCCATCCCCTTTATCTGTCTAACTGGGGAATTGGAATGATGCTTATCGTTCTCCACCTAGGGAAATCTTGGTGGGCCATTCTCTTTATAGTTGTACTTTATTATTTTGAAAAACTGCTTTCTAAGATGGAAGACCGCTATCTGGAAAAACGTTTTGGCGATGAATGGCGCCAGTGGGCTGCAGTGACGCCTGCATTCTCCGGAAGTGGGAAACGGAAGAAAAAGGCGGCAACCTTGCCTCCTGAAAAGATTTGTGGCGAACCTGTAGCGCCCTTGCCTCCTGAGTCTGCCGGTGCGCGGCCTCCTCGCAGTTTTTGGGCGGCTGCTCGTGCGGACATTTCCACCTGGTTCTGGCTTGCGTTTGCTATTACGTTAATTATCCTGCGTAAGACTGTTTTGGATTTCAATATCCTGGAACTTCTAGGTTGCTAA
- the rpmB gene encoding 50S ribosomal protein L28 has translation MSRICEVTGKAGLVGNMVSHSNRKKLMKQLPNLQTKRFYIAEEDRWVTLRISNAGLRTINKRGILAVAKELGI, from the coding sequence ATGAGCCGCATTTGTGAAGTTACCGGCAAAGCCGGTCTCGTGGGCAACATGGTTTCCCACTCTAACCGCAAGAAGTTGATGAAGCAGCTGCCGAACCTTCAGACGAAGCGTTTCTACATCGCTGAAGAAGATCGCTGGGTTACCCTGCGCATCTCCAACGCCGGTCTGCGCACCATCAATAAGCGCGGTATCCTGGCTGTTGCTAAGGAACTGGGCATCTAA